A region of Kineococcus rhizosphaerae DNA encodes the following proteins:
- the folB gene encoding dihydroneopterin aldolase, whose protein sequence is MSSLDTAGPVLDARGRALDRIVLRGLSARGRHGVLDPERALGQRFGLDVALHLDTREAAAGDDLTATVNYGTLAQQLEQVLAGDPVDLLETLAQRVADTCLAASGRVEAVDVVVHKPQAPVPVPFDDVELVIRRTRS, encoded by the coding sequence GTGAGCTCCCTCGACACCGCCGGTCCCGTCCTCGACGCCCGCGGCCGCGCCCTGGACCGCATCGTCCTGCGCGGTCTGTCCGCCCGCGGCCGCCACGGCGTCCTCGACCCCGAGCGCGCGCTGGGGCAGCGGTTCGGTCTCGACGTCGCGCTGCACCTGGACACCCGTGAGGCCGCCGCGGGCGACGACCTGACCGCCACGGTGAACTACGGCACCCTCGCCCAGCAGCTCGAGCAGGTCCTCGCCGGCGACCCGGTGGACCTGCTGGAGACGCTGGCGCAGCGCGTCGCCGACACCTGCCTGGCCGCCTCCGGGCGCGTCGAGGCGGTCGACGTCGTCGTCCACAAGCCGCAGGCCCCGGTCCCCGTCCCGTTCGACGACGTGGAACTGGTGATCCGCAGGACCCGCTCGTGA
- the folP gene encoding dihydropteroate synthase, protein MNPLLTPGPTRVLGVLNVTPDSFSDGGRHLAHPDAVARGVALHAAGADLVDVGGESTRPGATRVEAAEELRRVLPVVEGLVAAGVPVSVDTMRAATARAVVAAGALVVNDVSGGLADEDMAATVAGLDCVYVLSHWRGFSDVMNSLAVYADPVAEVRAELAGRLAAVTAAGVARDRVVLDPGLGFAKTAEHDWSLLAGLDELAALGCPLLVGASRKRFLGSLLAAGGEVPAPADRDAATAAVSALAAARGVWGVRVHDVPSTVAAVKVAAAWSAAGRGSAA, encoded by the coding sequence GTGAACCCTCTGCTCACCCCGGGCCCGACGCGGGTGCTGGGTGTCCTCAACGTCACGCCCGACTCGTTCTCCGACGGCGGCCGGCACCTGGCCCACCCGGACGCGGTGGCCCGCGGGGTCGCGCTGCACGCCGCGGGCGCCGACCTCGTCGACGTCGGCGGGGAGTCCACCCGCCCCGGCGCGACGCGCGTGGAGGCGGCCGAGGAGCTGCGCCGCGTCCTGCCCGTCGTCGAGGGCCTGGTCGCGGCGGGGGTCCCCGTCAGCGTCGACACCATGCGCGCCGCCACGGCCCGCGCGGTCGTCGCGGCGGGCGCGCTCGTCGTCAACGACGTCTCCGGCGGCCTGGCCGACGAGGACATGGCGGCCACGGTCGCCGGGCTGGACTGCGTGTACGTGCTGAGCCACTGGCGCGGGTTCTCCGACGTCATGAACTCCCTGGCCGTGTACGCCGACCCGGTCGCCGAGGTGCGGGCCGAGCTGGCCGGGCGCCTGGCCGCCGTGACGGCCGCCGGGGTCGCCCGCGACCGGGTCGTGCTGGACCCCGGGCTGGGCTTCGCCAAGACCGCCGAGCACGACTGGTCGCTGCTCGCCGGTCTCGACGAGCTCGCCGCGCTGGGCTGCCCGCTGCTCGTCGGCGCCTCCCGCAAGCGCTTCCTCGGGTCCCTGCTGGCGGCCGGCGGCGAGGTCCCCGCCCCCGCGGACCGGGACGCCGCGACGGCCGCCGTCTCCGCCCTGGCCGCGGCGCGGGGGGTCTGGGGGGTCCGGGTGCACGACGTCCCCTCCACCGTCGCCGCGGTGAAGGTCGCCGCCGCGTGGTCGGCCGCCGGACGGGGGAGCGCCGCGTGA
- the folE gene encoding GTP cyclohydrolase I FolE, producing the protein MSDAPPVPGTFDRARAENAVREFLLAIGEDPDREGLRDTPQRVAKAATELFAGLWLEPADVLVTDFGLEHDELVLVKDIEVQSTCEHHLLPFHGVAHVGYIPGEHGRVTGLSKLARLVDVYARRPQLQERLTTQVADALVDHLRPRGAIVVVEAEHSCMTYRGVRKPGAKTVTSAVRGALRNAATRAEAMSLIVAGHR; encoded by the coding sequence GTGAGCGATGCTCCCCCCGTCCCGGGGACGTTCGACCGGGCGCGGGCCGAGAACGCGGTCCGGGAGTTCCTCCTCGCCATCGGGGAGGACCCGGACCGCGAGGGCCTGCGCGACACCCCGCAGCGGGTCGCCAAGGCCGCGACGGAACTGTTCGCCGGGCTCTGGCTGGAACCGGCCGACGTCCTCGTCACCGACTTCGGCCTCGAGCACGACGAGCTCGTGCTGGTGAAGGACATCGAGGTCCAGTCGACCTGCGAGCACCACCTGCTGCCCTTCCACGGGGTAGCGCACGTCGGGTACATCCCGGGTGAGCACGGCCGCGTGACGGGACTGTCGAAGCTGGCGCGGCTCGTCGACGTGTACGCGCGCCGCCCGCAGCTGCAGGAGCGGCTGACGACGCAGGTCGCCGACGCCCTCGTGGACCACCTGCGCCCGCGCGGGGCGATCGTCGTCGTCGAGGCCGAGCACTCGTGCATGACGTACCGCGGTGTCCGCAAACCCGGCGCGAAGACCGTGACGTCCGCGGTGCGGGGGGCGCTGCGCAACGCCGCCACCCGCGCCGAGGCGATGAGCCTCATCGTCGCGGGGCACCGGTGA
- the ftsH gene encoding ATP-dependent zinc metalloprotease FtsH: MPNTLKRIVRGPWLWIVVAIAAVAIGASFFASSGTAEVSTTRALQLIQEEKVQSATLTDGNQRIDLKLKSGEKVDGATTVRSYYIAQRGSLVVQALNENPPPDGVTDEVPSTGILQSLLFTVGPILLMLVLFWFLISQMQGGGSRVMNFGKSKAKMMTKDTPKTTFADVAGADEAVEELYEIKEFLSDREKFQAVGAKIPKGVLLYGPPGTGKTLLARAVAGEAGVPFYSISGSDFVEMFVGVGASRVRDLFEQAKANSPAIIFVDEIDAVGRHRGAGLGGGHDEREQTLNQLLVEMDGFDVKTNVIMIAATNRPDILDPALLRPGRFDRQIAVEAPDMEGRHKILQVHAKGKPMAPGTDLLSVARRTPGFSGADLANVLNEAALLTARADAKVIDDAAVDEAIDRVMAGPQKKTRRMSEKELKVTAYHEGGHALVAAALPNTDPVTKVTILPRGRALGYTMVLPTEDKYSTSRNEILDQLAYALGGRVAEELVFHDPTTGASNDIEKATGMARKMVTQYGMSERVGAIKLGNGGGEVFLGRDMGHERDYSEGVAGIVDEEVRRLIEAAHDEAWEILVEHRPVLDALVVALLDKETLNQAELAEIFAPVVKRPQRPVWLSSERRHVSDIPPVKGPNEGSLNGHAGGFQTPVTYENGSNEQP, from the coding sequence ATGCCCAACACTCTCAAGCGCATCGTGCGCGGCCCGTGGCTGTGGATCGTGGTGGCCATCGCGGCCGTCGCGATCGGCGCCTCCTTCTTCGCCTCCAGCGGCACCGCCGAGGTCTCCACGACCCGCGCGCTGCAGCTGATCCAGGAGGAGAAGGTCCAGAGCGCCACGCTCACCGACGGCAACCAGCGCATCGACCTGAAGCTGAAGTCCGGCGAGAAGGTCGACGGTGCCACCACCGTGCGCTCCTACTACATCGCCCAGCGCGGCAGCCTGGTCGTGCAGGCGCTCAACGAGAACCCGCCGCCGGACGGCGTCACCGACGAGGTGCCCAGCACCGGGATCCTGCAGTCGCTGCTGTTCACGGTCGGTCCGATCCTGCTGATGCTGGTCCTGTTCTGGTTCCTCATCTCGCAGATGCAGGGCGGCGGCAGCCGGGTCATGAACTTCGGCAAGTCCAAGGCCAAGATGATGACCAAGGACACCCCGAAGACGACGTTCGCCGACGTCGCCGGGGCCGACGAGGCCGTCGAGGAGCTCTACGAGATCAAGGAGTTCCTCTCCGACCGCGAGAAGTTCCAGGCCGTCGGGGCCAAGATCCCCAAGGGTGTCCTGCTCTACGGCCCGCCCGGCACCGGCAAGACGCTGCTGGCGCGCGCCGTCGCCGGTGAGGCCGGGGTGCCGTTCTACTCGATCTCCGGGTCGGACTTCGTCGAGATGTTCGTCGGTGTCGGCGCCTCCCGCGTCCGCGACCTGTTCGAGCAGGCCAAGGCGAACTCGCCCGCGATCATCTTCGTCGACGAGATCGACGCCGTCGGCCGTCACCGCGGCGCCGGTCTGGGCGGCGGTCACGACGAGCGCGAGCAGACCCTGAACCAGCTCCTCGTCGAGATGGACGGCTTCGACGTCAAGACGAACGTCATCATGATCGCGGCGACGAACCGTCCCGACATCCTCGACCCGGCGCTGCTGCGCCCGGGCCGCTTCGACCGCCAGATCGCCGTCGAGGCCCCCGACATGGAGGGCCGGCACAAGATCCTGCAGGTCCACGCCAAGGGCAAGCCCATGGCGCCCGGCACGGACCTGCTCTCCGTGGCCCGCCGCACGCCCGGCTTCTCCGGCGCCGACCTGGCCAACGTGCTCAACGAGGCCGCGCTGCTGACGGCCCGCGCGGACGCGAAGGTCATCGACGACGCGGCCGTGGACGAGGCCATCGACCGCGTCATGGCCGGTCCGCAGAAGAAGACCCGGCGGATGAGCGAGAAGGAGCTGAAGGTCACCGCGTACCACGAGGGTGGGCACGCTCTGGTGGCCGCGGCCCTGCCGAACACCGACCCGGTGACCAAGGTGACGATCCTGCCGCGCGGTCGCGCGCTGGGCTACACGATGGTCCTGCCGACCGAGGACAAGTACTCGACGTCGCGCAACGAGATCCTCGACCAGCTCGCGTACGCCCTCGGCGGCCGCGTCGCCGAGGAGCTCGTCTTCCACGACCCGACGACGGGCGCCTCGAACGACATCGAGAAGGCCACCGGGATGGCCCGCAAGATGGTCACCCAGTACGGCATGTCCGAGCGCGTCGGCGCGATCAAGCTCGGCAACGGCGGGGGCGAGGTCTTCCTCGGCCGCGACATGGGGCACGAGCGCGACTACTCCGAGGGCGTCGCCGGGATCGTCGACGAGGAGGTGCGCCGGCTCATCGAGGCCGCGCACGACGAGGCGTGGGAGATCCTCGTCGAGCACCGCCCCGTCCTCGACGCCCTGGTCGTCGCGCTGCTGGACAAGGAGACGCTGAACCAGGCCGAGCTCGCGGAGATCTTCGCCCCCGTGGTGAAGCGCCCGCAGCGGCCGGTGTGGCTGTCGTCCGAACGCCGGCACGTCTCCGACATCCCGCCGGTGAAGGGCCCCAACGAGGGCTCGCTCAACGGTCACGCCGGGGGTTTCCAGACCCCGGTGACCTACGAGAACGGGTCGAACGAGCAGCCGTGA
- the hpt gene encoding hypoxanthine phosphoribosyltransferase, translating into MDAATAGTDLEHVLLTKDQVATRVAELAAELDRDYADKDVLLVGVLKGAAMVMADLSRAMQIPLSMDFMAVSSYGSGTKSSGVVRILKDLDTDISGRHVLVVEDIIDSGLTLSWLLANLSSRGPASVKVCALLRKPEAAKVEVDVAYVGHDIPNEFVVGYGLDFADKYRNLDCVATLAPHVYS; encoded by the coding sequence GTGGACGCCGCGACCGCCGGGACCGACCTCGAGCACGTGCTGCTGACCAAGGACCAGGTGGCGACCCGGGTCGCCGAGCTGGCCGCCGAGCTCGACCGCGACTACGCCGACAAGGACGTCCTGCTCGTCGGCGTCCTCAAGGGCGCGGCGATGGTCATGGCCGACCTGTCCCGCGCCATGCAGATCCCGCTGTCCATGGACTTCATGGCTGTCAGCTCCTACGGCTCGGGCACCAAGAGCTCCGGCGTGGTGCGGATCCTCAAGGACCTCGACACCGACATCTCCGGCCGCCACGTCCTGGTCGTGGAGGACATCATCGACTCCGGCCTGACGCTGTCCTGGCTGCTGGCGAACCTGTCCTCGCGCGGGCCGGCGTCGGTGAAGGTGTGCGCGCTGCTGCGCAAGCCCGAGGCCGCCAAGGTCGAGGTGGACGTCGCGTACGTCGGCCACGACATCCCCAACGAGTTCGTCGTCGGGTACGGGCTGGACTTCGCGGACAAGTACCGCAACCTCGACTGCGTCGCGACGCTGGCCCCGCACGTCTACAGCTGA